AGGGATTCGTGCCACACTTTATGCTCTGTCCCTGTTCACCCTTTTTCTTTAGCACTATTACTCCGAATTCGATCATATCCTGGATTTCATGTTTCAATGCCCGACAATCATTGGTGGAATGCCCGGGagctccagaatgataagcGCAGACCGCTTGAGGGTCATAGCCAGAAGGAAAACGATTGGAatagactttaggaggtatAACACCAATTTTCCCGACAGCTTTCAATTGCTCATATAATTGGTCAACAGGCCGACCTAGATTGGTGAAGGTTCGGTTTGACGTTGAATTTTGGGTGTCACTGGTTTGTTGGTAGTAGTAATTTGGGCTAGGGGGTGGAATAGGTCTTGGGTTAAAAGGAGGGCGAGGTCTAGTTTGGAGACTTGGTTGAGGATTTTGAAAGGGTGGTGTGAGTACACTTGGATAATTTGGTCGAGGTCGAGAATGGTTAATAGTGGTATGATGGATAGGACGGAAGCTTGGGTAGTATGGATAGGGTGATGAATAAGCAAGGCGGTTTGAAAATCTAGGTCTGGCCGAGGGGCCCTGATTCCCAACAAAGGCAGTTTCCTCTTCTTTTCCCTTAGATTGGGATTTTTCCCCACTGTAATTCTGGCCTTGCAGAGCCTCTAGTTGCATCTTCAATGTTGACACATTAATAATTTTTCCGGCCTTCACAAACTCATCAAATTCTTCCAATTTATTGACAATTTCGGCAAAGGAACACCCGGTCATtcgaaaaatttcctcaaagtaAGGCGGGTCATGAGTTTTGATGAACGTGCGAACAATCTCGTTTTCAGTCATAGGAGGCTCCACTTTGGCGGCCAGTTTCCTCCATCTCTTCGCGTAcgtcttgtggtcctcagatgGTTTTCTTTTAGTCCCCTCAAGTGTGGCCCTCGTTGGAGCAAGCTCGCAATTGTATTCATATTGCCTCATAAAAGCAGTTGACAAATCCATCCAAGATCTCATATCCTCCGGCTTCAAATTGGAATACCAATCCAACGCGTCACCTTCTAAGCTTTCAGGAAACAAACGAACTGGTAGATTCTCGTCATCTAttggcttgcccaacttgttggcaaacattCGGAGGTGCGTCTTGGGGTTGCCTGTTCCATCATACTTGCTAAACTTGGGTGTTTTGAAACCCATGGGCAATTGCATATCCGGAAATAGGCACAGCTCGTTGTAGTCCAACCCTCCTTGTTTGTTCAAGCCTTGGCCTTTCCTTATGAAATCCTCAAACTGATCCAATCGCTTTAGCAAATTCTTATCCACTGGTGCGGATGACTCCCCGGCTTCAATTTTCCCTTGAGCAGCGGTATCTAGGGTGAACGGCTCAGCGGTGGGGTAATAATAAGGTCCCCGTGGCTCGAATGGCATGCTCATAGTAATTGGCGGATACTTTTGGGGAATTTGGACATGAGGAGGGTTTGTTTGGATGTGAGATACATAAGCAGGTTGCGGGCCATGAGTGGGATAAGCAAAGGCTTCCTCAGGTGGGTTTATGACTTGTGAAGTAACAAAGGTTTGAGTATAAGGTAAAAATATGGGTTGAGGTCCAGATTGGCCAGGAGGTAAGGGCTCATGTTGTTCATCGCTAGCACCACTAGCTACCAATTGATCGATTACTCGCCGTTGGGCCATCATTTCAACGCTCAGCTCATTAAATCGGTTTAGAACTTCGCTCAGTTGAGCTCCCATACTTGCCAAGTCAGTCGGTGATGTGGTGGCGGGCCTATCAGACGATTCTGGATgggtactcatgtttacactatCTCTTGAAGCTCGGTTACGCGATCGGGTGATAATGGGGCTTTTTCGGGTAGCTATATACTACCTGAGAATGTAGGAAAACCCTTATTAGATACCCTTCTTGATTGACTgctgtcaaaaagaaaagaaaaaaggaaaaaagacaGGAGTTAGTAACAATTAGAGTAATtcagatgcatgtcctatgggggaaccctttttgtgccaagggtaggcctagcatgagaatgcaatcctctagggtaggcactataccatacctgacgaatccgatcaattgagtgaaaaataattttgaaaatttggccaattggaatgagaagagacgtttgttaaaatgaggacctcgtccgaagggatcgatcacttttgatcgatacaagaacttgcaaaaacgcacgggtttgaccttgacgaacttcctatcaaagagattggaattcgttgataaaatttctcagtgaattacgggtcaaaaccctaattgatcaagtgattggatgcaatggacggttttcttcaaaattgactagatttcccaatttgaaattttgacaatgaaaacctaatagggcaaatgggttgaatgaaattgacaatttatttaaaatcgaccaaattaccctaaaaagggaaacaggtcaaatgaattgaatgaaatttatccaaaattaatcagattaccctaaaaagggtaaattgatcaaacagattgaacgaaacttgatttattcaaaatcggctcggttgccctaaaaatgggtaaattggtcaaatgaatgaaattgaattagggatttattcaaagatcggccgaatgaccctaaaaagggtaaattggtcaaaagaccctaaaaagggtaatttggtcaattgaattgataatttattcaaaagcgaccgaatgaccctaaaaagggtaaattggtcaaaagaccctaaaaagggtaatttggtcaaatgaattgatgatttgaattttttaaaaaaaatggattggataagatggataatttgttcaaaaatcgattgaattattcgcccactgggtggtttcaagaaatcattacaatgccttggtctatgagcctctaaaatcaaaatttggcctctatatttatcgtctcaacaatgaggaatcatttgtgaattttcttcgaattaatgtccttttacgcaagggaattttaccaattttgagaaaatggccaaaaagtgattattagatgctcatattccaaaaaaaattgctctatgaaaataatcggatcctaccttaccttgtgcactacccctttggatggtacaaaatgtaaacgtgcaagtctctttggattaagtatccgagacacaaggtggcttattcctaaatacgggattccctatgtggcattccctttctatggtttatgcatgatgccattttattaaagcagtaaaacatgcaatttggaatgaaatcatgatctaaaaggaccttttatacgccaaggtaggcctagaatgatatgcaattactaatctatgaatgcaatataccaaaatatttaaacgtgcaataacctatctataagggtaggttTCTAAAAGGAGGTCgtaccagacctcttatttgctagagtttgtgaatgcaatggggacacaaaaccaagaaaagttagctcagccagataaatgcacataacacattgtcataacaagataaagcaatcaaagaaataaagcaataaaaaggaacaaggggttggacccctcccctcgtgaatagtgtccctagcttaggataaggccgactctgccctaggcaagctatcatggatgcatgaggttggggttcactaatgcatctagactcgatgagctcaggtccccgagccttcagacttagaaaccaagggtcaccaaccccaaggttctttgtcggtggctcgagcgattccccaaacaccgctacgcacacatcgtgtcacggctacgtgtttgagtgaatctatcaaaacctcaatcttcgaccaaaagctaaaggctatcaaccaatagctttaagcggaagattgagtgacccattggaacatgctacacacacatcgtgtcgtgatcacatgtccaagtgagtcacctaatcctaatagggtagagtggcgtgacaagccactaaagaaaaataaaagggataaaagaagtaaagcgtatgctcgtatgctagtgctcgtttggaggggaagggtcaagaaccaacgcgaggctctagggtgacccatacctcccaaaatgcaatgcaagcgcgagataacaagtaaacacacatccaatcaaccaatcacacatacgtgagtgagggaatagttggatacgcgcgcgaggcaaaaaggccctaaaaatggaaaatgcaagcctaatatccaaatgcaatgcataaaaagggtagaaaaaggaaacgaatggctaagtcaaatgcttggacccacttaggaagtccccagtggagtcgccaactgtcgcgccccacttttcgatcgaATTGGGTGAAcgtgtgtggtgtgtaatgtgtgaacgtgtgcaaagtgaaaagtaaaaggccatgggacttagaatgcgacgatttggccaagtgaagttcaaaagggttttttgtatcaaaaaatggagtcgccacttggtatagagttagggtgtaccaagtcacccaaaaaatgattttgtttttaaataaaaaaagtaaataaaccctttttgaaaacttttgggtctgcgtaaccaaaagagggatcgggggtcacatttgacgaaggggaaggcaaggataaaaaatccaaggcaccccttcgacctagccaaggctagttgcgtgacttaaaccaatttttcctaatttttctacccaaggtatgtatcgcgtattggatatgtctatatgaatgcaaaaacctagacctagggggacatgggggaaatttctcttcaaaggttgagtggtgccaatcacattaattgtgaagcccaataatgatccttttggagaggtcacacctaaacctaaatgacgtgaaaaatgagtggaatgcatgccatgtgaaagtgtgagtttgtgtgaagtgagaaaaatgataaaagtaataagataagagtgaaggtgtgcaaatgtagatgaaagtactcgtgtgcgagtgaagaaaaaaatgctcgtgtgcaagtgtagataaaagggttcgtgtgcaagtgtagataaaagggttcgtgtgcaagtggagacaaaaaagtgttcgtgtgcaagtgaaggtgataaaaaggtgcatgtgtgcaaatgagacaaagtgaaagtgtaatgatagagtggattgagaatgcatgagcctagggaattcatgcatattgggtacggggagacctaaatcgtgacttgatttttcctttgatagagggaatataagcgtgctaaggcttagaaaaagccacactcgtctatatctcatatttaaggggactctcacgcaaatgtaccctataactagtatgagatgcaaaaatcctaaaatgaggggaaaaggggctcgaggagcatgccagatgataaaactaaggaaaaatgcatgatatgtagtgaacaagcaaatgatgtgctaacgaggggaaatccctaagggtctagcgttggactagcccatctatgaattccgactagcgttggactagcggaaacgtacattcatccattccattcattcatggctatgaaagcaagtagacatgccaaaatactcgtaaacacatagcacatagcatttagcatgctcgactagatgcaagagcctaataaagcaattaaacatgtagcaacaaaaacaagcaaggggaaggggaagtggaccagatgctctccgagccctatctattacaagccaagaggtgtacacataccccataaaagcataaaggggaaggggaaatggacaagatgctctccgagcgctatctattacaagccaagaggtgtacagataccccataaaaacttaaataaaagtaaagataagtaaatgcatgcaaggaggtaaggaaagcgaagtagacatgcatattcacataacacgtaggagcacgtaaggtcaaatgtagtgcaaatgagggatagagtgtacctcccttgaattgacgccccaatgaagtgaaattattcaattaccctccaaaataataaaaaggtcaaggcaccactttatttaagaaaaattaaaagaaatgggcaaaacaaggctcacttagtcataaagcccctaaagtcatgaattaagtgcaattgaaacaaagcatggtagtcaattgaaacaaataagcaatgaagttgtacgATTAAAAGTgatcaaggaccaaattgaggaaatcattcaattgactgggccatagtaggacaaggggagacttggggggccaaagtgtaattgTCGAAAATTTTCCATGCAAACTCATGCAAAGCTACGCAGCTTATGTTTCTACAACTCAAAATCGGCTGccatttcatttcaaatgagaaatTCAGATAAAACTTTGATTCAACGACTTGTCATCTAAACTTCGAAACTTAACTCAAACCACAAAGCACATATTCCACATCCAAATCAAACAGAATTTATAAGTAAACCACATGCAAAGATGGCTGACCAACTCGTTATCAAAACACCCGCAACTTAGCACAACTTGTGACATTACTTCATGATATCTAATGTAGGAGTAAGTAAATCAACTATGGTTCAAACGTCGAAGACCTCTGGCTACCCACGGATCAAACAAACCAAAGCACTCAACaagcaaaaaatgaaatttttgctGCAACTTTCTGCTGCAACTTTGCAGCTCCATTCACGCGAACTTCTCCAAACAAAATGCACCAAGCTCACGGTTTATCAATCCAAACCAATAAAAGTCTCAACCCATCCCAGGAACTTCAGCCAAGGCAACAAGATaataaaaaatgcagcaaaacgGAGTGGGCTTGCTGTGAGCATAGTTTGTGCAGAAATTTTAAGGTAACTTCGATGCAGCTGTTGCCATTGTtttcattgtaaatttcacaggCATGATTTTTGTTCTTGCAGATGCTAATGGCAGCGAGAAAAAGACCAAAATCCCAGATTCGAAAAGAAACCCAGCATTCGGAACAGAGGTAGACAAACTCAAAGACACAAAACGCAAACCCCTTTTGTATACCCTATCCAGAATTTCAGCAGAAACAGGCCCCGCAAATCCCCTCCCCTTTCAAAGCTAGCATCTTGACATTAAAGTACAACCTATAAACAAACACCAAACACACCTCAAACTGGACGTGCAAGATGACAGCAAACAAAAGATGACAGCTTTAATGCAGAATGTAAAGCGTGGGGCTCCAATCACACATATATAGGCTTGGAAAATTTAAAGGATTAGCGTCTGAAAAGACAGAGTTTTCATGAGAGAAATGGCTTACAGTGGCCTTCCTTTGGTTGAAAGATCCGGACTGAAACTAACAGAAAGCGGTGGTAGCAGCTTCTTGCTTCGGTCAACACCTCCTGGCTTGGCCCTCTCGTTTCTCTTTCTGCCGTTGTCTCGCTCTCTCTTCCTTCAGTGCTGTCCCTTTTCCTTCTTACCAAAGTTCCCCCTTTCTCTGCCTTCTTAGTGTTTCCTTTTTATCGTTCAAAAACCTCTCTTTTTCCAGCCCTCAACCTTCAAAACTCTATCCGTCCACTCAAAACTCTCCCCCGGCTGctgtttcctttttcctttctcctgCAGATTTGCGGCCGTTACTCCCCCCTTTGTCTCTCTCCACTTCTCTCACTCTTTCTCCTCAGCCCTCTCCATTGCTGCCCTCAATCTCTCAGACCAAACCCTCAGCTCTCGATCcctctatttctttttctcctctgctgtttttttttttgtttttcttttgccgttcaTCTTTTATCCCCCGTTGGTTCTCTCCAATCTCCCCCCCGTTGCGGCTACTTCTTGTTTTTCTCTTATATGGGGGCCCAAAACAACCCTAAGCTCTCGCCAATCTCTACTATATTTGCAGCCAGGGCTGCCCCAAAGTcctcttgcaagctgcgaccaaaacgcagcttgcatggttttttttttttttttttttttttaatcttcaacttaataaatatagaaatgataaaatataaataataataacaaattaacaaaaaccaagtaataataataagaataataaaacaaaaataactttaaacaaaaaactaaacaaaaatggctatttttaatttttcaatttttcattttttcatcattttctttctctcaaaataacttaataaaaataactaatgtgcccaaagattgaatttaaagaaataaacatatttttgtgaacaaattttcctttttttcctttttttcatttttctaatCCAACTAAAAcctatttttcccttttcttcttttccctctttttctttaattttctcttttcttttttatgattttccattttcatttttctttcaagaaagcaaaaaaaacaaaatgactaaaatgatttttcttttctttctaaaaactctataaacttaaaaactaaaaaaactaaaaactaaaaactaaaaactaaaatttaaaacttaaaagtgattaaaaacctaaaatgacaaaataaaaatgaatagacaaactaaaagggcaaaatgaataaaactaaaataaaataacaactagaaatgtaaaacacacaacaatgaactaaatgcaagcgatctaaaataaaaatcatgaagtagatgccacatacaaattattcaaaatttggtgtctacagagttgtttggaaagctaaggtgatttgttgctctatctcttgtatggctaaggtgagttgtgaagaaccactctcctcccttaattgatgttcaattcatgattggtggtggtataagatgcacttttatggattatatcttgattttggttgaattggtgaagttttataatttttggggatttttctgttttcatatggatatgattatggggtcatgtatgatgattggaaatgatgtttaatgactctaggaggtggaaaaagtgattaattacaatcaatttctgttttggaaggaaaagtggaaaactaggtttcaatgttcttcattctgtccgaatttctagctcatagatagaggccgaattggccttggcttaaaacatgaaagttgtatggaatgacattttagaggttcctacaaaatttcaggtcaatcggagtagtgtagaatgagaaagtcgaaattacttttgctgtcctggttttacccgaatgtaagaattgcgcctgtaattgattgttttggctggaattgcttccgaattggttgttgaggccttctgatgaaatgtaaccctatttcttagctttcagctggttttggaatttctggatttggacttggatagcctgctttatgatgtttccgctagaatgcgttatgtgaatctgtttttgtgattctggtatggtatcttgcatttttgaccgggttacactcgaaactgggttgagtgaccttctacaatgttgtagccctgtcttttagcttcgaaacggtgtatctttcaccttgatccgaccatcgtagtacctttggtacaattaccgtaaaatgacgtcaaaactgtttttctggttttgagcttaactttcatttccggacttttccctagcttgacttgtactagtactacttggagcttgctgaatggctattggatgaacttgttgttgtgtgtgtgtacctttgggttggaatgaggaaataatgaagccatgatggctggaaaagttagcaaattcaggggaagtgctgtccgaactttgaaggaacttgtttgcattgagtttgtgatctaagacttggatttgagcaaggcaatgttatatgatggatgatttctgagccgtggaggtgagtgaccctaaactatttccgaagtacttgtgaaatatttcttgcattatttattcgattgcatatcatgcgtgcttgcatgtgagttcatgacatgatttggcttcaatgagttctgggaaagtcttgtgctggacaccaacgtctccactctgtttatggttcatgttcatgtttatctggagctcaagaaggggctccctctgaatgttaatgttaatgttaaatgatctatttgagcgttgggtgttcaagtgctatgatttccctggctcacgagagcactaaacgaacatttgatctctgaatcatgacatcatcgaaatgatcgaaatgcaacattgtgaaatatatttgtttaatgattttcctggttactcgctgagcttctagctcaccccaaaaatatttattcccctccacagggctcaaagcgaaggaaggacttgtagtacttgttcacgtgactggatggcatatatcttgtataatttggatttggaatcattttatgtatagttgagaatcgtttccgcttcgcttatgacatgtaattattggaggcttggatgtatatttgtggaccatgtgatgtatatttgaggtttattcttgtaattcatttgaggactgtagtgaacgactgagtcccggcgagagctgggcaggcgacccgccgaaccctctggttcgccttagggggaggtggggctgtcacagttggtatcagagcttaggcttcagatctctgtagtgtatcctaggcttgaagtttaggacgccggactgtgggtttggtttgaaatattagtgattcttgcgggatgtcttgacttgattggtacaagatggaatgtcgaggacggcattcttttaaggaggggagattgtgacgccccgaaaagtataagtgtgagaacccgaaaattttctaattttcaagggtttattttatttaatcgcccgccttttctacattttctttattagaaaatgttccccagataaagtttatgagcaaagatagtttgaaaatgatttttctagtatcggttagtttttgagaaattaagagcgtattttgaacgtgggacccgcaagtacggtaaatgcattatatttttgacaacttgttggatttttgcattaagtgatattattttacaaggtgttaagatatttgtattggagagacaaaaagataagttttgaaccaaaaggtgacaagtgtcaccttgtgatttaatcttggactttgaccgtttaactttacctttacctttactaaataaataccaaaatttgaccaaaataagcttcattttgcaagcttcttggccgaatgttcttgctcaagaaagaaagaaaagctctcaatttcttccttcatttcttgctcaatcttcaaatccaaccaataaaactccaaatcattccataaaatctctttgctaagtggtcttgaggtgttttgtggagttgtttggaaagctaaggtgatttgttgctccatctcttgtatggctaaggtgagttgtgaagaaccactttcctcccttaattgatgttcaattcatgattggtggtggtataagatgcacttttatggattatatctt
This region of Coffea eugenioides isolate CCC68of unplaced genomic scaffold, Ceug_1.0 ScVebR1_3279;HRSCAF=4467, whole genome shotgun sequence genomic DNA includes:
- the LOC113757756 gene encoding uncharacterized protein LOC113757756 → MSTHPESSDRPATTSPTDLASMGAQLSEVLNRFNELSVEMMAQRRVIDQLVASGASDEQHEPLPPGQSGPQPIFLPYTQTFVTSQVINPPEEAFAYPTHGPQPAYVSHIQTNPPHVQIPQKYPPITMSMPFEPRGPYYYPTAEPFTLDTAAQGKIEAGESSAPVDKNLLKRLDQFEDFIRKGQGLNKQGGLDYNELCLFPDMQLPMGFKTPKFSKYDGTGNPKTHLRMFANKLGKPIDDENLPVRLFPESLEGDALDWYSNLKPEDMRSWMDLSTAFMRQYEYNCELAPTRATLEGTKRKPSEDHKTYAKRWRKLAAKVEPPMTENEIVRTFIKTHDPPYFEEIFRMTGCSFAEIVNKLEEFDEFVKAGKIINVSTLKMQLEALQGQNYSGEKSQSKGKEEETAFVGNQGPSARPRFSNRLAYSSPYPYYPSFRPIHHTTINHSRPRPNYPSVLTPPFQNPQPSLQTRPRPPFNPRPIPPPSPNYYYQQTSDTQNSTSNRTFTNLGRPVDQLYEQLKAVGKIGVIPPKVYSNRFPSGYDPQAVCAYHSGAPGHSTNDCRALKHEIQDMIEFGVIVLKKK